Proteins from a genomic interval of Vibrio casei:
- a CDS encoding cobyric acid synthase, giving the protein MLKPIQALMVQGTTSDAGKSVLVAGLCRVLMRKGVSVAPFKSQNMALNSAVTKDGGEIGRAQALQAFACGVEPSVHMNPILLKPNTDMKAQIIVQGKALPTEATLGNISYKNYTMPYVLDSFAQLNQKFDCVVIEGAGSPAEINLRENDIANMGFAEEADVPVIIVADIDRGGVFAHLYGTLALLSQPEQDRVIGFVINRFRGDIELLNPGLDWLEQKTGKPVIGVLPYLHGLELDAEDAVDSQQTKNEKTKLTVCVPVLPRMSNHTDFDMFKHHPEIDFQFRYQGQSLTGADLIILPGSKSVRADLAFLQQQGWHKDIEKHLRYGGKLIGICGGYQMLGKTIADPDGIEGPAGVADGLGYLELTTELKPHKSLTQVTGTLSLVTGKVASIIGYEIHAGETLVDLQQPISINTDSHDKKYDGALSDDGMIFGTYCHGIFDSPQAFEHILEWAGGSDLQQINSREQQQIKSLDRLADSIEQDLNLALLWPELFS; this is encoded by the coding sequence ATGTTAAAACCAATTCAAGCGTTAATGGTGCAGGGGACAACTTCCGATGCAGGCAAAAGTGTGCTGGTGGCAGGTCTATGCCGCGTGTTAATGCGTAAAGGCGTTTCGGTCGCGCCGTTTAAATCTCAAAATATGGCACTCAATAGCGCTGTGACCAAAGATGGCGGTGAGATTGGTCGAGCGCAAGCATTGCAAGCCTTTGCCTGTGGCGTTGAGCCTAGTGTTCACATGAATCCAATTCTCTTAAAACCGAATACCGATATGAAAGCGCAGATTATCGTACAAGGTAAAGCGCTGCCGACAGAAGCTACTTTGGGGAATATTTCTTATAAGAACTACACCATGCCTTATGTGTTGGACTCTTTCGCTCAGCTGAATCAGAAGTTTGATTGTGTAGTCATTGAAGGCGCGGGTAGCCCTGCAGAAATTAACCTGCGAGAAAACGATATTGCTAACATGGGTTTTGCAGAAGAAGCCGATGTGCCTGTGATCATTGTGGCAGATATTGATCGTGGTGGGGTGTTTGCGCATTTGTATGGCACGCTCGCGCTATTATCTCAACCAGAGCAAGACCGAGTGATTGGTTTTGTCATCAACCGTTTTCGTGGCGATATTGAGCTATTAAACCCCGGATTAGACTGGCTAGAACAAAAAACAGGTAAGCCTGTAATCGGCGTATTGCCGTATTTGCATGGTTTAGAGTTGGATGCTGAAGACGCCGTTGATAGTCAACAAACCAAAAATGAGAAGACCAAACTCACGGTATGTGTGCCGGTTTTACCTCGCATGAGTAACCATACTGATTTCGATATGTTTAAACATCATCCGGAGATCGATTTTCAATTTCGTTATCAAGGGCAAAGCCTAACGGGTGCTGATTTGATTATTCTACCGGGGAGTAAATCTGTTCGTGCCGATCTGGCCTTTTTGCAGCAACAAGGTTGGCATAAAGATATTGAAAAGCACTTACGCTACGGCGGAAAATTGATTGGTATTTGTGGCGGTTATCAAATGCTGGGTAAAACCATCGCTGATCCTGATGGTATTGAAGGACCGGCTGGGGTTGCAGATGGACTAGGCTATTTAGAGTTAACAACAGAACTTAAACCGCATAAATCATTAACTCAAGTAACAGGCACACTATCTTTAGTCACAGGAAAAGTGGCCAGCATCATTGGCTATGAAATTCATGCAGGTGAGACACTTGTTGATTTACAACAACCTATATCAATAAACACGGACTCACACGATAAAAAATATGATGGTGCCTTATCGGATGATGGTATGATCTTTGGAACATATTGCCACGGTATCTTTGACTCGCCACAAGCCTTTGAACATATTCTTGAATGGGCAGGGGGGAGTGACTTACAACAAATTAATAGCCGTGAGCAACAGCAAATCAAATCACTGGATCGTTTAGCCGATAGTATCGAGCAAGATTTAAATCTAGCCTTACTTTGGCCAGAACTATTTAGCTGA
- a CDS encoding TOBE domain-containing protein, with protein MELEALLTLNTNQKLFANPKRIALLEQIGVSGSISQGAKLAGLSYRAAWNAINDMNLASPHLVVSSETGGKGGGGAKLTEFGIRLIKVYSLMNEMQSMVMKALMDTNVTTESLLDILGHFSLKTSARNQLKGRITRIESQDVKDRIVVALNQGSEISAIITRVSTEQLQLEIGKEVLLLFKAPSVTISQTSQKTDKNQLKGKLIHLTQGDASSEVFLDIGDGTLLYASVTHQSLEENTLKNNTLQLDNTYYASFEPSQILVTCL; from the coding sequence ATGGAATTAGAAGCATTACTAACATTAAATACCAATCAGAAATTATTCGCTAACCCTAAGCGAATTGCTTTGCTTGAACAAATTGGTGTATCTGGTTCTATTTCACAAGGTGCGAAGTTAGCAGGATTGAGTTATCGGGCGGCTTGGAATGCAATTAATGATATGAATCTAGCATCACCTCATTTAGTTGTTTCTAGTGAAACCGGTGGGAAAGGGGGCGGAGGTGCAAAGTTAACTGAATTTGGCATTCGTTTGATCAAGGTTTATAGCCTGATGAATGAGATGCAGTCGATGGTGATGAAAGCCTTGATGGATACCAATGTCACGACTGAAAGCTTATTAGATATACTGGGGCATTTTAGCTTAAAAACCAGTGCAAGAAACCAGTTGAAAGGACGGATCACACGAATTGAATCTCAAGATGTGAAAGACCGTATTGTGGTCGCGCTTAACCAAGGCAGTGAAATTTCAGCTATTATCACCCGTGTTAGCACAGAGCAGCTTCAACTTGAGATTGGCAAAGAGGTGTTGTTGCTGTTTAAAGCGCCGTCGGTGACAATTTCACAAACATCTCAAAAAACCGATAAAAATCAATTAAAAGGGAAGCTCATCCATCTCACGCAAGGTGACGCGAGCAGTGAAGTATTTTTAGATATTGGTGATGGCACATTGTTATATGCTTCTGTGACACACCAATCATTAGAAGAAAATACATTAAAAAATAACACCTTACAGCTCGATAATACTTACTACGCATCTTTTGAACCAAGCCAGATCTTAGTGACCTGTTTATAA
- the modA gene encoding molybdate ABC transporter substrate-binding protein, with translation MKKLFTKKPYMKKLALYTLGLSALCSSLQVFAADIHVYAASSMTDVMKELGQKYQAETGDTLVPVFAGSSTLARQIEQGAPADVFISANPKWMTYLEDKGMTTKDQVTDLVGNSLVLIGSDEVKNAHVDAGTFKELPNLLAENRLAVGEPQSVPAGMYAKESLENMGLWSELSSKTAPSSNVRLTMSLVERGEAPFGVVYKTDALMSKKVSIIQTFPESTHSPIIYPAVALNDKATSQAFFNFLKSQQASDTFIKYGFTPLVAH, from the coding sequence ATGAAAAAACTATTCACCAAAAAGCCATACATGAAAAAGTTAGCACTTTATACGTTAGGCTTATCGGCTTTATGCTCATCACTTCAAGTATTTGCGGCTGACATTCATGTTTATGCGGCATCATCAATGACAGATGTCATGAAAGAATTAGGGCAAAAGTATCAAGCTGAAACCGGTGATACCTTGGTGCCTGTATTTGCTGGATCGTCTACTCTAGCGCGTCAAATTGAACAAGGTGCACCAGCCGATGTGTTTATTTCAGCGAATCCGAAATGGATGACTTACCTGGAAGATAAAGGCATGACGACCAAAGATCAGGTCACGGATCTAGTAGGCAATAGCCTGGTTTTGATTGGTTCTGACGAGGTGAAAAATGCACATGTCGATGCGGGTACATTTAAAGAATTACCTAATTTATTGGCTGAGAATCGTTTAGCGGTAGGTGAACCTCAAAGCGTTCCAGCGGGCATGTATGCCAAAGAAAGCCTTGAAAACATGGGACTTTGGTCGGAACTATCGTCTAAAACCGCACCAAGCAGTAATGTTCGTTTAACCATGTCACTTGTTGAGCGTGGTGAAGCACCATTTGGCGTGGTTTATAAAACCGATGCATTGATGAGTAAAAAGGTTTCAATTATTCAAACGTTCCCAGAAAGTACCCATTCGCCAATCATTTATCCAGCGGTTGCGTTGAACGACAAAGCGACAAGCCAAGCTTTCTTCAACTTTTTGAAAAGCCAGCAAGCGAGCGATACTTTTATTAAATACGGATTTACACCGCTTGTGGCTCATTAA
- the modB gene encoding molybdate ABC transporter permease subunit, whose amino-acid sequence MLSDYEISALLLSLKVSSIAVLWLLPVGVFFSWLLVTKEFWGKKLLDSLIHLPLVLPPVVIGYMLLLTMGRKGVVGEWLFDTFGLVFSFNWKGAALASAVVALPLMVRSIRLSLMNVDPKLEQAARTLGASPFRVFMTITLPLVLPGVITGAMLSFARSLGEFGATISFVANIPNQTQTLPLAMYNFIQTPGAEFEAARLCVISIVIALLSLLCSEWLTQKTQKRLGVSSASKASSFKSSSSKHGGQA is encoded by the coding sequence ATCTTGTCTGATTACGAAATTAGCGCCTTACTACTTAGCTTAAAAGTGTCCTCAATCGCAGTCCTTTGGTTACTGCCGGTTGGGGTTTTCTTTTCTTGGCTGCTTGTGACTAAAGAGTTTTGGGGTAAAAAGCTATTAGATAGTTTAATTCACCTTCCTTTAGTGCTTCCTCCGGTGGTGATTGGCTATATGCTCCTTCTAACCATGGGTAGAAAGGGCGTTGTTGGTGAATGGCTGTTTGATACCTTTGGTCTAGTGTTTAGTTTTAACTGGAAAGGCGCAGCATTGGCATCGGCAGTTGTGGCTTTACCGTTAATGGTGCGCTCGATTCGATTAAGCTTAATGAATGTCGATCCAAAACTCGAACAAGCGGCGAGAACGCTTGGCGCATCACCATTTCGTGTCTTTATGACAATCACCTTGCCGTTGGTCTTACCGGGCGTGATAACTGGTGCCATGCTGTCATTTGCCCGTAGTCTAGGGGAGTTTGGCGCAACCATCAGCTTTGTGGCAAACATTCCCAATCAAACACAAACGCTGCCATTGGCGATGTACAACTTTATCCAAACGCCCGGTGCGGAGTTTGAAGCCGCGCGTCTGTGCGTGATTTCGATAGTGATTGCACTGTTATCTTTACTTTGTTCTGAATGGTTAACTCAAAAAACCCAGAAAAGACTCGGCGTTTCTAGTGCTTCCAAGGCTAGCTCTTTCAAGAGCAGTTCTTCCAAGCATGGAGGCCAAGCATGA
- the modC gene encoding molybdenum ABC transporter ATP-binding protein ModC — translation MIDLNFKQRFMDFDLDIQAQIPSSGITAIFGRSGAGKTSIINAVSGLKNPDSGSININQRVLFDSQQGINLAVEKRDIGYVFQESRLFPHYKVKGNLLYGVKNKSYFSKDQLIGKKKLPGNFNQVVDLLGLSELLDRYPADLSGGEKQRCAIARALLSEPKVLLMDEPLASLDLPRKKEVMPFLESLAQEIQIPILYVTHSLDEILHLADHMLLMDSGRVVASGDIETMWASSAFKPWHDEVDLSTIFKGVIKQHHQRYALTYVEIAPSCGVWMSAIDANIDESVRIRIHASDVSLTLSESTDTSIRNILPAKVVELAPVTDPAQPVSICLAIGEGEVEHYLWANITAWAYEDLQLEIGQKVFAQIKGVKMTNKDMAIRK, via the coding sequence ATGATTGATTTAAATTTTAAGCAGCGTTTCATGGATTTTGATTTAGATATTCAAGCTCAGATACCGAGCTCAGGCATTACCGCGATTTTTGGCCGTTCAGGTGCAGGAAAAACCAGTATCATTAATGCCGTTAGTGGCTTAAAAAATCCCGACTCTGGCTCGATAAATATCAATCAACGAGTACTGTTTGACTCCCAACAAGGTATTAATCTAGCGGTTGAAAAACGAGATATAGGTTATGTATTTCAAGAGTCTCGATTATTCCCACACTATAAAGTGAAAGGCAACTTACTCTATGGTGTGAAAAATAAAAGTTATTTCAGTAAAGACCAGCTTATTGGTAAAAAAAAGCTACCCGGTAACTTTAATCAAGTGGTTGATCTACTAGGATTATCTGAATTATTAGATCGTTATCCGGCCGATTTGTCTGGTGGTGAGAAACAACGCTGTGCGATCGCAAGAGCCTTGTTGTCAGAGCCAAAAGTATTGCTGATGGATGAGCCATTAGCGTCTTTAGATCTGCCGAGAAAAAAAGAAGTCATGCCGTTTTTAGAATCGTTAGCGCAAGAGATTCAAATTCCAATTTTGTATGTTACCCATAGTCTGGATGAGATTCTGCACCTAGCCGATCACATGCTATTAATGGATTCAGGAAGAGTCGTGGCTTCTGGCGATATTGAGACCATGTGGGCATCAAGTGCCTTTAAACCTTGGCATGATGAAGTGGATTTGAGCACGATATTTAAAGGAGTCATCAAGCAACATCACCAACGTTATGCGCTGACCTATGTAGAAATTGCGCCGAGTTGTGGTGTTTGGATGTCGGCTATTGATGCCAATATCGATGAATCGGTTAGAATTCGTATTCATGCCAGCGACGTATCGTTAACCTTATCCGAATCTACAGACACGTCGATTCGAAATATCTTGCCTGCAAAAGTCGTAGAACTCGCGCCAGTGACGGATCCTGCGCAGCCGGTTTCAATTTGTTTAGCGATAGGTGAAGGTGAGGTTGAACATTACCTTTGGGCCAATATCACCGCTTGGGCCTATGAAGATTTACAGCTTGAAATTGGACAGAAGGTATTTGCACAAATCAAGGGCGTGAAAATGACCAACAAAGACATGGCAATTCGAAAATAA
- a CDS encoding HAD-IIB family hydrolase, with protein MLKLSQRPIIFSDLDGTLLDHNDYSIDAVEPVLKKLALLSVDVIPTTSKTFAELQFIMPQLGLKTPFIVENGAAVFIPKPKTATTVMNQPEGTVSIQDYWCKSFTQPRSYWQPYIEQAKRQFEGCFSLMTEMSATEVAELTGLTEEEAQRALQRDYSEPISWHGSVEQEQCFIEFMQQCGATVLKGGRFLHIGGCAQKGIAMEWLMNVYQRDLLQQTGQQKDWFSIALGDSGNDISMLELADIAVRIRSEHHDFPILSREEGVIDSDSYGPTGWAECIQLILSLE; from the coding sequence ATGCTTAAACTCAGTCAGCGGCCAATCATCTTCAGCGATTTAGACGGCACTTTACTTGATCATAATGATTACAGTATTGATGCCGTTGAGCCGGTACTCAAAAAGTTAGCGCTTCTTAGTGTGGATGTTATTCCAACGACTAGTAAAACCTTTGCTGAACTGCAATTCATCATGCCGCAGTTAGGTTTAAAGACACCTTTCATTGTTGAGAATGGCGCCGCGGTATTTATTCCTAAACCGAAAACAGCAACAACGGTAATGAATCAGCCAGAAGGCACAGTATCGATTCAAGATTATTGGTGCAAATCCTTTACCCAACCTCGTAGTTACTGGCAACCATATATTGAGCAAGCTAAACGCCAATTTGAAGGATGCTTTAGTTTGATGACCGAGATGTCTGCAACAGAAGTAGCGGAACTCACGGGCTTAACTGAGGAAGAAGCGCAACGTGCATTGCAACGTGACTATAGTGAGCCGATTAGCTGGCATGGCAGCGTTGAACAAGAACAGTGCTTTATCGAGTTTATGCAGCAGTGTGGTGCAACGGTACTAAAAGGTGGGCGTTTTCTACATATCGGTGGTTGTGCTCAAAAGGGCATCGCAATGGAGTGGCTTATGAATGTTTATCAGAGAGATCTTTTACAGCAAACAGGACAACAGAAAGATTGGTTCAGTATCGCGCTAGGAGACAGCGGTAATGATATCAGCATGCTCGAATTAGCGGATATCGCGGTGCGAATTCGTTCAGAGCATCATGATTTTCCGATTCTTTCTCGTGAAGAAGGGGTAATTGATAGTGATAGTTATGGCCCAACGGGCTGGGCAGAGTGTATACAGCTGATTTTATCCCTTGAGTAA
- a CDS encoding glycosyltransferase family protein, producing MADFYQNGIVTTLHNLSERPVEELEAELMSFADQRSMGLILPSLFSELEGEALPKIVEELKSVPYLSQIVIGLDRADEAQYKHALSFFKDLPQHHRVLWNDGPRLQALDKELAALGLAPKELGKGRNVWYCMGYVLATGKAESVALHDCDIVTYERDLLARLIYPVANPRFNYEFCKGYYARVANGKMNGRVARLLVTPLLKALKRVTDQNAYLDYMDSFKYSLAGEFSFRRDVLSDIRIPSDWGLEIGVLSEMHRNYASNRLCQVDIAKTYDHKHQDLSLDCTDGGLSKMSIDITKSLFRKLATQGETFNIEGFRSLKATYYRIALDFVEAYHNDALMNGLTLDVHLEEKAVEMFAQNIMTAGQSFLDNPMETPFIPSWNRVVSAMPDVMERLKEAVELDQQEFGG from the coding sequence ATGGCTGACTTTTATCAAAACGGTATCGTGACAACATTACACAACTTGTCTGAACGGCCAGTGGAGGAATTGGAAGCAGAGTTAATGTCGTTTGCTGACCAGCGTTCCATGGGGTTGATTCTACCTTCTTTATTTTCGGAATTAGAAGGCGAAGCATTGCCTAAAATTGTCGAAGAATTAAAGAGTGTCCCTTACTTATCTCAGATCGTAATAGGCCTAGATAGAGCCGATGAAGCGCAATATAAACATGCTTTATCTTTCTTTAAAGACTTACCTCAGCATCACCGCGTTTTGTGGAATGATGGCCCTCGTTTACAAGCTTTAGATAAAGAATTAGCGGCGTTAGGTTTAGCCCCTAAAGAGCTCGGCAAAGGCCGTAATGTCTGGTATTGCATGGGTTACGTCCTAGCTACCGGTAAAGCTGAATCGGTAGCATTACATGACTGTGACATTGTCACTTATGAGCGTGATTTATTAGCACGTTTGATCTACCCAGTCGCCAATCCGCGCTTTAATTATGAATTCTGTAAAGGCTACTACGCACGAGTTGCCAATGGCAAAATGAATGGCCGAGTGGCACGTTTATTGGTCACGCCATTATTAAAAGCGCTTAAACGAGTGACCGATCAGAATGCCTACTTAGATTATATGGATAGCTTCAAATATTCATTAGCTGGCGAGTTTTCATTCCGCCGCGATGTGCTGAGTGATATTCGTATTCCAAGCGATTGGGGATTAGAAATCGGTGTGCTGTCGGAAATGCATCGCAACTATGCCAGTAATCGCCTGTGTCAGGTTGATATCGCTAAAACCTACGATCATAAACATCAAGATTTATCGTTAGATTGCACCGATGGTGGGCTATCTAAAATGTCGATCGATATTACCAAGTCTCTGTTTCGTAAACTGGCGACTCAAGGTGAAACTTTTAATATCGAAGGCTTTCGCTCGCTTAAAGCTACTTACTACCGTATTGCGCTCGATTTTGTTGAAGCCTACCACAACGATGCCTTAATGAATGGCCTAACCTTGGATGTTCATCTAGAAGAAAAAGCGGTCGAAATGTTTGCCCAAAATATAATGACCGCTGGCCAAAGCTTCCTAGATAACCCGATGGAAACGCCATTTATTCCAAGTTGGAACCGTGTAGTGAGTGCCATGCCTGATGTGATGGAACGATTAAAAGAGGCGGTAGAATTAGATCAACAAGAATTCGGGGGCTAA
- a CDS encoding alpha-amylase family glycosyl hydrolase, translating to MTSSNLLVDKICHHLDVIYQGIELSIEHKELANQLISTMRLSPNLETSMPMSVSQSLWTEKDTIMITYGDSLLQSGETPLKTLKSFLNQYCQPHINGVHILPFFPYSSDDGFSVIDYSSVNEGLGDWPDIEAISSEFNLMSDLVINHCSARSAWFQNFIKSEGVGHDYFYTAASDIDTKQVVRPRTSDLLKEVETAQGTQYVWCTFSHDQVDFDFRNPEVLKAFVEIIRQYIDHGIRTFRLDAVAFLWKELGTSCINLDQTHEVIRLLRSLIEQACPQAIIITETNIPNHENLTYFGNANEAHAIYNFSLPPLLVNTLITGNGDHLKRWMMGMPPAQQGTTYFNFIASHDGIGLRPAEGLLQENEINVLVNTMQSFGGLVSWRATENGDRKPYEINIALFDALQGTQAGPDKYGIDRFICAHAIMLAMEGIPGIYIHSLLGTGNDYDKVENTNQNRSINRHRWEFSQLQDLLSQPHTQHHQVLKRLMHLIELRTGQSAFHPNAVQFTLHLGGQLFGFWRQSMDRRQSIFCVSNISLEEQTLNLADMNLIQTDHWKDLISDTELTGSTESIQLKPYQTVWITNRFN from the coding sequence ATGACGTCATCAAATTTATTAGTGGATAAAATTTGTCACCATTTGGATGTGATCTACCAAGGTATTGAACTATCAATTGAGCATAAAGAATTAGCCAATCAACTAATCAGTACTATGCGTCTATCTCCCAATTTAGAGACTTCTATGCCGATGTCAGTATCGCAATCTCTGTGGACTGAGAAAGATACCATCATGATCACCTACGGCGATAGCTTGCTGCAAAGCGGTGAAACACCTCTGAAAACCTTAAAGTCCTTTCTCAATCAATATTGTCAGCCTCATATCAACGGCGTGCATATTCTGCCTTTTTTCCCGTATAGCTCAGATGATGGTTTCTCAGTGATTGATTATTCGAGTGTCAATGAAGGCTTGGGTGACTGGCCAGATATTGAAGCGATTTCCAGTGAGTTTAATTTGATGTCGGATCTGGTAATCAATCATTGTTCAGCAAGGAGTGCTTGGTTTCAAAACTTTATTAAGAGCGAAGGCGTAGGGCATGATTACTTCTATACCGCTGCGTCAGATATTGATACCAAACAAGTGGTGCGTCCTAGAACTTCTGATTTACTCAAAGAAGTCGAAACCGCACAAGGCACTCAATATGTTTGGTGTACCTTTAGCCACGACCAGGTCGATTTTGATTTCCGTAACCCAGAAGTATTAAAAGCCTTTGTCGAGATCATACGTCAATATATCGACCATGGCATTCGTACCTTTAGGCTCGATGCGGTGGCGTTTCTGTGGAAAGAACTCGGCACCAGTTGCATCAATCTCGATCAAACCCATGAAGTGATTCGTCTATTACGTAGTTTGATTGAACAAGCCTGCCCGCAAGCCATTATCATTACCGAAACCAACATTCCCAACCATGAAAACCTGACTTATTTTGGCAATGCCAATGAAGCGCACGCCATATATAACTTCTCGCTGCCGCCGCTACTGGTGAATACGTTAATTACCGGCAATGGTGATCATCTGAAACGTTGGATGATGGGGATGCCTCCGGCGCAACAGGGCACGACTTACTTTAACTTTATTGCTTCACACGACGGCATTGGTTTGCGGCCAGCGGAAGGTTTACTCCAAGAAAACGAAATCAATGTATTGGTAAATACCATGCAATCGTTCGGTGGCTTAGTGTCATGGCGCGCGACGGAAAATGGAGACCGCAAGCCTTATGAAATCAATATCGCCTTATTTGATGCTTTACAAGGCACGCAAGCAGGGCCCGATAAATATGGTATCGACCGCTTTATTTGCGCCCATGCGATTATGCTTGCGATGGAGGGCATTCCGGGGATTTATATTCACAGTTTGCTTGGTACGGGGAATGATTACGATAAAGTTGAAAACACCAATCAAAATCGCTCGATTAACCGCCATCGCTGGGAGTTCTCACAACTGCAAGATTTGTTGTCTCAACCGCACACCCAACATCATCAAGTATTAAAACGTTTGATGCATTTAATTGAACTGCGAACAGGGCAATCCGCTTTCCATCCTAATGCAGTGCAATTTACGCTGCACCTAGGTGGACAGTTATTTGGTTTTTGGCGTCAAAGTATGGATAGAAGACAAAGTATTTTCTGTGTCAGTAATATCAGCCTTGAAGAGCAAACCTTGAACCTAGCCGATATGAATCTGATCCAAACGGATCATTGGAAAGATCTGATCAGCGATACTGAACTGACAGGCTCAACGGAAAGCATCCAATTAAAGCCGTATCAAACCGTCTGGATCACGAATAGGTTCAACTAA
- the mog gene encoding molybdopterin adenylyltransferase: MSKAKIGIVTVSDRASQGVYEDLSGQAIIDTLNEYLTSEWEPVYQIIPDEQDQIETMLAKMVDEDGCSLVVTTGGTGPAKRDVTPEATEAVCDRMMPGFGELMRAESLKFVPTAILSRQTAGLRGSSLIVNLPGKPKSIRECLDAVFPAIPYCIDLMEGPFLECDESVIKPFRPKAK, encoded by the coding sequence ATGAGCAAAGCAAAAATCGGTATTGTGACGGTAAGTGATCGTGCTAGCCAAGGTGTGTATGAAGATTTATCTGGCCAAGCCATCATTGATACGCTCAACGAGTACTTAACATCAGAGTGGGAACCGGTTTATCAAATCATCCCCGATGAGCAAGACCAAATCGAAACCATGCTTGCAAAAATGGTGGATGAAGATGGCTGTAGTCTAGTAGTGACCACTGGCGGTACTGGCCCGGCAAAGCGCGATGTGACGCCAGAAGCCACAGAAGCGGTGTGTGATCGAATGATGCCAGGTTTCGGTGAGTTAATGCGCGCGGAGTCATTAAAGTTTGTTCCAACTGCGATTTTGTCTCGTCAAACAGCTGGCTTACGTGGTAGCAGCCTGATTGTAAACTTACCGGGTAAACCAAAATCAATCCGCGAATGTTTAGACGCCGTCTTCCCAGCAATTCCTTACTGCATCGACTTAATGGAAGGCCCATTCCTAGAGTGTGATGAAAGCGTGATTAAGCCGTTTAGACCGAAAGCGAAGTAA
- a CDS encoding IS3 family transposase (programmed frameshift), whose translation MTTKKTRIKHSPEFKAEALKLAERVGVAAAARQLSLHESQIYGWRKNSKKDTNTSQREQELAAEVAKLKRQLAEQAEELEIGKKGRHLLREKSKVNCYEFMLEHLMYFNIVRMAKVFGVSRSGFYYWVKHRHKASQREAVRQELDTKVKEAFDNSKGRDGSRRIQKELSESGDNHNVKTIAASMKRQDLTPKAARKFKCTTDSKHQMPVAPNLLAQNFNAAAPNEKWAGDITYVATSEGWLYLAVIIDLYSRQVIGWSMDTRMTATLVCDALSMALFRREFPEQVIVHSDRGSQYCSKDYRDLITVYNLKQSMSRKGNCWDNACVESFFHSMKVEAIQYEPIMTRDQMRQTIFEYIEVDYNRTRRHSALGYLSPVNFEQQNVA comes from the exons ATGACAACTAAGAAAACTAGAATTAAACATTCCCCTGAATTTAAAGCAGAAGCCCTAAAACTAGCAGAGAGAGTGGGAGTAGCTGCGGCTGCAAGGCAGCTTTCTTTACATGAATCTCAAATCTACGGGTGGCGGAAGAACTCGAAGAAAGACACCAATACTAGTCAGCGAGAACAAGAGCTAGCCGCAGAGGTTGCCAAGCTCAAAAGGCAGTTGGCTGAGCAAGCAGAAGAGCTAGAAATTG GTAAAAAAGGCCGCCACCTACTTCGCGAAAAATCTAAAGTAAATTGCTACGAATTTATGCTCGAACACCTGATGTACTTCAATATTGTACGTATGGCTAAGGTATTCGGGGTATCCCGAAGTGGGTTTTATTACTGGGTTAAACATCGCCATAAGGCTAGCCAACGCGAGGCAGTTCGCCAAGAGCTTGATACAAAGGTCAAAGAAGCTTTTGATAACAGCAAAGGCCGAGATGGCTCAAGGCGAATCCAAAAAGAACTGTCTGAGAGCGGTGATAACCACAATGTGAAAACCATTGCGGCCAGTATGAAGCGTCAAGATTTAACGCCGAAAGCGGCACGTAAATTTAAGTGCACGACAGACAGCAAGCATCAAATGCCAGTTGCTCCAAACTTGCTGGCTCAGAACTTTAACGCAGCGGCTCCGAATGAAAAATGGGCGGGAGACATCACCTATGTTGCGACAAGCGAAGGCTGGTTGTACTTGGCAGTAATTATTGACCTTTACTCAAGACAAGTAATCGGATGGTCTATGGATACCAGAATGACGGCTACGCTGGTCTGTGATGCTCTATCAATGGCTTTGTTCCGTCGCGAATTTCCTGAGCAGGTTATCGTTCATAGTGATCGAGGTAGTCAGTACTGCTCAAAAGATTATCGAGACCTCATAACTGTTTATAATCTAAAGCAAAGTATGAGTAGGAAAGGAAACTGCTGGGACAATGCTTGTGTTGAGAGCTTCTTCCATTCGATGAAAGTTGAAGCGATCCAATATGAGCCGATTATGACGAGAGACCAGATGCGTCAAACGATCTTCGAGTACATAGAGGTTGATTATAATCGGACAAGAAGGCACAGTGCTCTTGGGTATCTAAGCCCTGTTAACTTTGAACAGCAAAATGTCGCTTAA